Proteins co-encoded in one Aquincola tertiaricarbonis genomic window:
- a CDS encoding TRAP transporter large permease subunit yields MTVTIFILSLLGAMTLGMPIAFALLVCGVALMFHLDNFDTQILAQNLLEGTNNYPLMAVPFFMLAGELMNAGGLSRRIIAMAQALVGHVRGGLSYVAILAALVMASISGSAVADTAALAAVLVPLMRRAGYNLPRSAGLIASGGIIAPIIPPSIGFVVFGVAAQVSITKLFLAGIVPGILMGVTLAITWWFCARREAPPITQEDRFEWGRLVSAIRQGFWALLLPVVIIGGMKAGVFTPTEAAVVAAVYSMLVGLFVYREMRIADMPRLMLQAAKTSSVVMFLVACALVSAWLITIADIPGQVGELLQPFMDNKVLLMFMMMALVVVIGTALDFMPTVLILTPVLMPLVKQAGIDPIYFGVLFIMNNAIGLLTPPVGTVLNVVAGVARVDLARVTRGVMPFLLAQTFLLMLFILFPQLVMVPARWFY; encoded by the coding sequence ATGACCGTCACCATCTTCATCCTCTCCCTGCTCGGCGCGATGACGCTGGGCATGCCCATCGCGTTCGCGCTGCTGGTGTGCGGCGTCGCGCTGATGTTCCACCTGGACAACTTCGACACCCAGATCCTCGCGCAGAACCTGCTGGAGGGCACCAACAACTACCCGCTGATGGCGGTGCCCTTCTTCATGCTGGCCGGCGAGCTGATGAATGCAGGCGGCCTGTCGCGCCGCATCATCGCGATGGCGCAAGCACTGGTAGGCCACGTGCGTGGCGGCCTGAGCTACGTGGCCATCCTGGCCGCGCTGGTGATGGCCAGCATCAGCGGCTCGGCCGTGGCCGACACCGCGGCCCTGGCCGCGGTGCTGGTGCCGCTGATGCGCCGCGCCGGCTACAACCTGCCGCGCTCGGCCGGGCTCATCGCCTCGGGCGGCATCATCGCGCCCATCATCCCGCCGTCGATCGGCTTCGTGGTGTTCGGCGTGGCGGCGCAGGTGTCCATCACCAAGCTGTTCCTGGCCGGCATCGTGCCGGGCATCCTGATGGGCGTGACCCTGGCCATCACCTGGTGGTTCTGCGCCCGCCGCGAGGCGCCGCCGATCACGCAGGAAGACCGCTTCGAGTGGGGCCGGCTGGTCAGCGCCATCCGCCAGGGCTTCTGGGCGCTGCTGCTGCCGGTGGTCATCATCGGCGGCATGAAGGCCGGCGTGTTCACGCCCACCGAAGCCGCGGTGGTGGCTGCGGTGTACTCGATGCTCGTGGGCCTGTTCGTGTACCGCGAGATGCGCATCGCCGACATGCCGCGGCTGATGCTGCAGGCCGCCAAGACCTCCAGCGTGGTGATGTTCCTGGTGGCCTGCGCACTGGTCTCGGCCTGGCTGATCACCATCGCCGACATCCCCGGCCAGGTGGGTGAGCTGCTGCAGCCCTTCATGGACAACAAGGTGCTGCTGATGTTCATGATGATGGCGCTGGTGGTGGTCATCGGCACCGCACTCGACTTCATGCCCACGGTGCTGATCCTCACGCCGGTGCTGATGCCGCTGGTCAAGCAGGCGGGCATCGACCCCATCTACTTCGGCGTGCTGTTCATCATGAACAACGCCATCGGGCTGCTGACGCCGCCGGTGGGCACCGTGCTCAACGTGGTGGCCGGCGTGGCGCGCGTCGACCTGGCCCGCGTCACCCGCGGTGTGATGCCCTTCCTGCTGGCGCAGACCTTCCTGCTGATGCTGTTCATCCTCTTCCCGCAGCTGGTCATGGTGCCGGCCCGCTGGTTCTATTGA
- a CDS encoding TRAP transporter small permease, which yields MFTRFAIRALEILLVLLLGVMVVLVFGNVVLRYGFNSGITFSEEVSRFIFMWLTLIGALVAMHENAHLGMSSVVKALPVPARRVARFASDLLMLGCCGLLAHGTWKQVVIAMDDRAPVTGLPMGWVFSALLVCSVGIAAILLHSLWRQITGRMPVEELVVEPTESVE from the coding sequence ATGTTTACCCGCTTTGCCATTCGCGCACTGGAAATCCTGCTGGTGCTGCTGCTGGGTGTGATGGTGGTGCTGGTGTTCGGCAACGTCGTGCTGCGCTACGGCTTCAACTCAGGCATCACCTTCTCGGAAGAAGTCTCGCGCTTCATCTTCATGTGGCTGACCTTGATCGGCGCGCTGGTGGCCATGCACGAGAACGCCCACCTGGGCATGAGCAGCGTGGTCAAGGCGCTGCCGGTGCCGGCCCGGCGCGTGGCACGCTTTGCGTCCGACCTGCTGATGCTGGGCTGCTGCGGCCTGCTGGCCCACGGCACCTGGAAGCAGGTGGTCATTGCCATGGACGACCGCGCGCCCGTCACCGGGCTGCCGATGGGCTGGGTGTTCTCCGCGCTGCTGGTGTGCAGCGTGGGCATCGCCGCCATCCTGCTGCACAGCCTGTGGCGCCAGATCACCGGCCGCATGCCGGTGGAAGAACTGGTGGTCGAGCCCACCGAGTCGGTCGAGTGA
- a CDS encoding L-rhamnonate dehydratase: MKITKVRARTFEWKGKTVPPQGNFCSNAMDLLYSPQETMKTFRFHGWTVVEIETDTGLVGYGNVALAPRIAKEIIDQYLSPLIMGQDPWDYEYLNQRMYRATHAWGRKGVGMAAISAVDIELWDLLGKSVDKPVFKLLGGRTKEKIPCYYSKLYRTDLNEMQKEAETYLKQGFKAFKMRFGYGPAHLQQGVTENLKSVEAVREVIGYDTDLMLECYMGWNLEYTKRMLPKLARFQPRWLEEPVIADDIDGYAELNAMNIVPISGGEHEFSLYGFKQLLDRKAVSVVQYDTNRVGGITMAHKINALCEAYSVPVVPHAGQMHNYHLTMSTLASPMSEYFPMFDVEVGNELFYYIFDGEPVAEDGFLQLRDDVPGLGLTLKTEYLDQFNIVE, from the coding sequence ATGAAGATCACCAAAGTCCGCGCCCGCACCTTCGAATGGAAGGGCAAGACCGTGCCGCCGCAAGGCAACTTCTGCAGCAATGCGATGGACCTGCTGTACTCGCCGCAGGAAACGATGAAGACCTTCCGCTTCCACGGCTGGACGGTGGTGGAGATCGAGACCGACACCGGCCTGGTGGGCTATGGCAACGTGGCGCTGGCGCCGCGCATCGCCAAGGAGATCATCGACCAGTACCTGTCGCCGCTGATCATGGGCCAGGACCCCTGGGACTACGAGTACCTGAACCAGCGCATGTACCGCGCCACCCATGCCTGGGGCCGCAAGGGCGTGGGCATGGCGGCCATCTCGGCGGTGGACATCGAGCTGTGGGACCTGCTGGGCAAGAGCGTGGACAAGCCGGTGTTCAAGCTGCTGGGCGGCCGCACCAAGGAAAAGATCCCGTGCTACTACAGCAAGCTCTACCGCACCGACCTGAACGAGATGCAGAAGGAGGCCGAGACCTACCTGAAGCAGGGCTTCAAGGCCTTCAAGATGCGCTTTGGCTACGGCCCGGCGCACCTGCAGCAGGGCGTGACCGAAAACCTCAAGAGCGTGGAAGCCGTGCGCGAGGTGATCGGCTACGACACCGACCTGATGCTGGAGTGCTACATGGGCTGGAACCTGGAGTACACCAAGCGCATGCTGCCCAAGCTGGCCAGGTTCCAGCCGCGCTGGCTGGAAGAGCCGGTGATCGCCGACGACATCGACGGCTATGCCGAACTGAACGCGATGAACATCGTGCCGATCTCGGGCGGCGAGCATGAGTTCAGCCTCTACGGCTTCAAGCAGCTGCTGGACCGCAAGGCGGTGAGCGTGGTGCAGTACGACACCAACCGCGTGGGCGGCATCACGATGGCGCACAAGATCAATGCGCTGTGCGAGGCCTACAGCGTGCCGGTGGTTCCGCATGCCGGCCAGATGCACAACTACCACCTGACCATGAGCACGCTGGCCAGCCCGATGAGCGAGTACTTCCCGATGTTCGACGTCGAGGTGGGCAACGAACTCTTCTACTACATCTTCGACGGCGAGCCGGTGGCCGAGGACGGCTTCCTGCAGCTGCGCGACGACGTGCCGGGCCTGGGCCTGACGCTCAAGACCGAATACCTCGACCAGTTCAACATCGTCGAGTGA
- a CDS encoding 4-hydroxythreonine-4-phosphate dehydrogenase PdxA: MNSPHQPVVALTLGDPAGIGPELIAKLLAQPETTTQANVVLIGDPWLWQRGQQVAGVQVACDAVDGFAAVRSRADTSRPAFIAVDTVQPEQVTLAKAEAPGGASVLKVLNRCMDAALAGEIDAICFAPLNKHAMKQGGLQHEDELHHFAQYLGVKGYFCEFNTLGSLWTSRVSSHIPLKDAASWLSRDRIMAAARLIHQSLKAAGVAAPRVAVAGFNPHNGDGGTCGREEIDIIAPAVEALNAEGLPIAGPFPADTIFLKARDGQYDAIVTMYHDQGQIAIKLLGFSQGVTVQGGLPIPITTPAHGTAYDIAGQGRANVNATANAFAIAVRMGASALAARH, translated from the coding sequence GTGAACTCCCCCCACCAACCCGTCGTCGCGCTGACGCTGGGCGACCCCGCCGGCATCGGCCCCGAACTCATCGCCAAGCTGCTGGCGCAGCCCGAGACCACCACCCAGGCCAACGTGGTGCTGATCGGCGACCCCTGGCTGTGGCAGCGCGGCCAGCAGGTGGCCGGCGTGCAGGTGGCCTGCGATGCGGTGGACGGCTTTGCCGCGGTGCGCAGCCGCGCCGACACCTCGCGCCCCGCCTTCATCGCCGTGGACACCGTGCAGCCCGAACAGGTGACGCTGGCCAAGGCCGAGGCGCCGGGTGGTGCCTCGGTGCTGAAGGTGCTCAACCGCTGCATGGACGCGGCGCTGGCCGGCGAGATCGACGCCATCTGCTTCGCGCCGCTGAACAAGCATGCGATGAAGCAGGGCGGCCTGCAGCACGAGGACGAGCTGCACCACTTCGCGCAGTACCTGGGCGTCAAAGGCTACTTCTGCGAGTTCAACACGCTGGGCAGCCTGTGGACCTCGCGCGTGTCTTCGCACATCCCGCTGAAGGACGCAGCCTCCTGGCTGAGCCGCGACCGCATCATGGCCGCCGCCCGCCTGATCCACCAATCGCTGAAGGCCGCCGGCGTGGCCGCGCCGCGCGTGGCGGTGGCGGGCTTCAACCCGCACAACGGCGACGGTGGCACCTGCGGCCGCGAAGAGATCGACATCATCGCCCCGGCGGTGGAGGCGCTCAACGCCGAAGGCCTGCCCATCGCCGGCCCCTTCCCGGCCGACACCATCTTCCTGAAGGCGCGTGACGGCCAGTACGACGCCATCGTGACCATGTACCACGACCAGGGCCAGATCGCGATCAAGCTGCTGGGCTTCAGCCAGGGCGTGACGGTGCAGGGCGGCCTGCCCATCCCCATCACCACGCCGGCCCACGGCACCGCCTACGACATCGCCGGCCAGGGCCGCGCCAACGTCAACGCCACCGCCAACGCCTTCGCCATCGCGGTGCGCATGGGCGCCAGCGCGCTGGCCGCCCGCCACTGA